The Thermoplasma acidophilum DSM 1728 genome includes a window with the following:
- a CDS encoding S53 family peptidase → MKTRNLALAIAVLTVVAVSIMAFSVAGSGINPKPVNVQSAENQPLSPITDFSLNSNFQNTSSGYALVPDNSVYSPSAMISVFISFKPQGDLQGYVRDLYTPSSPYYHQFLTASQIGNRFGLNQNTYNEFVQYFESYGLSVSQSQTRLDLYLTGSVAQFSAAFHTKIQAFRYQYTSNGLWNPLFGNESALPGSISYSQPFFAATGDLMLPSSLEPYISGISGLNGLFAQPDIALPYGMSPSIAYAIANGNNGADGGTTYLASLDNIQNLTYANYTWATAQSVGPVLGFPYDLGNYQFIFPSTMHMLTGAENLWNGQYALRESPDLGQGITVAVIEVGFPIPSDMAQFSQQVFGNANQLPDRLTYIGVGIPSLSEGINDGLVYGWTLETSLDIEYIAAMAPMAHIDVVAVPNPEFSSFDNAYQFIAQYLVNNDPISAIPSGNVIFGPTSGATNITITSNSYGAPEWEAVFEGSPMYVTVEDQLLAQLNAVGVTNFFASGDEGSNGMAASPTMPSQSPYATSVGGGQTTAESNGVEFPVTSTIVNYSFFGLTIPMYVAQATGLASFTYWSYGAGLEGTFKGEVGGGFGESVMEQQPWYEAGVDVYETGALIDPIVSGPAAFNMSVYAFGTWNLFYGGTSFATPITAAEWALIEEQAAMLPSANPRMGNINGLLFEAHNAYNANVPGIVDPFVDMMNIGEGFNYGPMNDYSWYLFNLSISEPSDPVLPGWYATLFNPAGSGWNFLQGLGFINAAAMSKDVIGTVSEEGYALINPAFSVMMVTPSGLSAFTTLTSGQTYTFRIVTSTGAIAGDNYLIDAFSGGSMEQIMPNATGYFNYTPSYTALSFIGNATEYGYFLVSVMNSPVAMPAWAFQQFGVSQPMASGNLVLTVTNPEGVAETGTVEIPMFTTGLTGFYNTYGIGPAEVMLNGQPVASAVVSEISVNVSQFFLIDPTMPVSSYAPGVTVGHFLTDARGNFVFWIDALLAETNGTLLTQVVQLRATYNGLVSNTVTVYIEPQAGDFIPSVNYVPGQYVSDVVDFADMKYVNYVNVSIGSMPGQYVNVSYPPMFFDARANATVSGILNGYVPFNFTVLPPPGQTIMLNMTASGINDLSFSFSFFGFTFIIYDIQHPIVWHYAILISNPGPDPTSSIAASQNGIVSGDLNIAYSSSWLGSGLTGKLQVYGSSGNLIYTFTGSSGNAMINTENLNDGYYYAVYTVQTPTGLSRSSGYGFFVYNDAYNLEKNITDVQKAVSSYSSSGVQASSVSVQLSTISSLMNQYNSSLANLNSLQAQATALYEGGVINASLYNLVQTQISSYKAALQTYHGDIVSLEEQLNSAHANKETGLFGGYSHSLIGLFSGIIAAVIAAIVSIAVIVPRKKDRKQ, encoded by the coding sequence ATGAAAACCAGAAATCTAGCATTGGCAATTGCCGTTTTGACAGTGGTAGCAGTCTCAATTATGGCATTTTCGGTTGCAGGAAGCGGTATAAATCCAAAGCCAGTAAATGTTCAGTCCGCTGAGAATCAACCACTATCGCCAATAACCGATTTTTCCTTGAACAGCAATTTCCAGAACACCTCATCTGGATATGCGCTTGTTCCTGACAATTCCGTATATTCGCCATCTGCGATGATCAGTGTATTTATATCGTTCAAACCTCAGGGAGACCTTCAGGGATATGTCCGCGATCTTTATACGCCCAGCAGCCCGTATTATCATCAGTTCTTAACAGCTAGCCAGATTGGCAATAGATTCGGCCTGAACCAGAATACCTATAATGAGTTTGTTCAGTATTTCGAATCCTATGGCCTGTCCGTTTCGCAGAGCCAGACAAGGCTGGATCTCTATCTTACCGGCAGTGTGGCACAGTTCAGCGCAGCGTTCCACACCAAGATACAGGCATTCAGATACCAGTACACATCAAATGGATTATGGAATCCGCTCTTTGGAAATGAAAGCGCCCTCCCTGGTTCTATTTCCTACTCACAGCCTTTCTTTGCCGCTACCGGTGATCTGATGCTTCCGTCTTCACTCGAGCCATACATATCTGGTATATCCGGACTGAATGGTTTGTTTGCCCAACCAGATATTGCATTACCTTATGGTATGTCCCCATCTATAGCTTACGCCATTGCTAATGGGAACAACGGAGCTGATGGAGGAACTACATATCTAGCATCTCTTGATAACATACAGAATCTGACCTATGCCAACTACACATGGGCAACCGCTCAGTCAGTAGGGCCAGTACTAGGATTCCCATACGACCTGGGCAACTATCAGTTTATCTTCCCCAGCACTATGCATATGCTAACCGGAGCTGAGAACCTCTGGAATGGCCAATATGCCTTGAGGGAAAGCCCGGATCTAGGGCAGGGGATAACAGTTGCGGTAATTGAGGTAGGCTTCCCGATACCTTCTGATATGGCGCAGTTCTCGCAGCAGGTATTCGGAAATGCAAATCAGCTGCCGGATCGCCTGACCTATATAGGAGTGGGCATACCATCACTCAGTGAAGGGATAAACGATGGTTTGGTCTATGGTTGGACGCTTGAGACATCTCTGGATATAGAGTACATAGCCGCAATGGCGCCTATGGCGCATATAGATGTCGTTGCAGTTCCAAACCCAGAGTTCTCGAGCTTCGATAATGCCTACCAGTTCATAGCCCAGTATCTTGTCAACAACGATCCGATATCCGCGATACCCTCAGGCAACGTTATATTCGGCCCGACAAGCGGTGCAACAAACATCACGATAACGAGCAACTCCTACGGCGCACCGGAATGGGAAGCAGTCTTTGAAGGATCACCCATGTATGTAACCGTGGAGGATCAGCTCCTCGCCCAGCTTAACGCTGTTGGCGTCACGAATTTCTTTGCATCGGGTGACGAAGGATCGAATGGAATGGCAGCATCTCCAACAATGCCTTCTCAGTCACCATATGCAACGTCTGTTGGCGGCGGCCAGACAACAGCCGAATCGAATGGCGTAGAATTCCCCGTCACAAGCACGATCGTCAACTATAGTTTCTTTGGACTAACGATACCAATGTACGTTGCACAGGCAACCGGCCTGGCTAGCTTCACTTACTGGAGCTACGGAGCTGGTCTTGAAGGCACATTCAAAGGGGAAGTCGGTGGAGGCTTCGGCGAATCTGTTATGGAGCAGCAGCCATGGTACGAGGCAGGTGTGGATGTCTATGAAACCGGTGCGCTCATCGATCCGATAGTGTCAGGACCTGCAGCCTTCAACATGTCTGTATATGCCTTCGGGACTTGGAACCTGTTCTATGGCGGAACCTCTTTTGCAACACCCATAACTGCTGCTGAATGGGCTTTGATAGAGGAACAGGCGGCCATGCTCCCGTCAGCCAACCCAAGGATGGGAAACATCAACGGCCTGTTATTCGAAGCACACAATGCGTACAATGCCAATGTTCCGGGAATCGTTGATCCTTTCGTTGACATGATGAACATAGGCGAAGGTTTCAACTACGGGCCGATGAACGATTACTCCTGGTACCTGTTCAATCTGAGCATAAGCGAACCCAGCGATCCTGTATTACCTGGATGGTATGCGACACTGTTCAACCCAGCAGGCAGTGGCTGGAACTTCCTGCAGGGCCTCGGATTCATTAACGCTGCGGCCATGTCCAAAGACGTCATAGGCACGGTGTCTGAAGAGGGCTATGCGCTGATTAACCCTGCATTCTCGGTCATGATGGTGACACCATCAGGACTCTCTGCGTTCACAACGCTTACGTCCGGACAAACATACACCTTCAGGATCGTAACGTCAACTGGTGCAATTGCCGGCGATAATTATCTCATCGATGCCTTCAGCGGAGGGAGCATGGAGCAGATCATGCCCAATGCCACAGGATACTTCAATTACACACCATCTTATACTGCGCTGAGCTTCATTGGCAACGCCACAGAATACGGCTACTTCCTGGTGTCTGTGATGAATTCGCCAGTTGCGATGCCTGCCTGGGCCTTCCAGCAGTTCGGAGTATCACAACCAATGGCTTCGGGTAACCTAGTATTGACCGTGACAAATCCTGAGGGAGTCGCAGAAACAGGCACAGTTGAAATACCGATGTTCACAACCGGGCTAACGGGCTTCTATAATACTTACGGAATAGGCCCAGCAGAGGTCATGCTGAATGGACAGCCCGTAGCCAGTGCGGTTGTATCTGAGATCTCGGTCAATGTTAGCCAGTTCTTCCTCATAGATCCTACGATGCCCGTATCATCGTATGCTCCTGGAGTCACAGTCGGTCACTTCCTCACCGATGCGCGTGGCAACTTTGTCTTCTGGATTGATGCACTGCTAGCAGAGACCAATGGAACACTGCTTACGCAGGTTGTGCAGCTCAGAGCAACATACAATGGGCTGGTATCAAATACTGTTACGGTTTACATCGAACCGCAGGCGGGTGACTTCATACCGAGCGTTAACTACGTACCTGGACAATACGTTTCAGACGTGGTTGACTTCGCAGATATGAAGTATGTGAACTACGTCAACGTATCCATAGGCTCAATGCCCGGTCAGTATGTGAACGTAAGCTATCCTCCCATGTTCTTCGATGCAAGGGCAAATGCCACAGTCAGCGGAATACTGAACGGCTACGTACCGTTCAACTTCACAGTGCTGCCACCTCCGGGCCAAACGATAATGCTCAATATGACGGCTTCTGGAATCAATGATCTGAGCTTTTCATTCTCATTCTTCGGCTTCACCTTTATCATATATGACATACAGCATCCAATAGTGTGGCACTACGCGATACTAATTAGCAATCCTGGTCCAGATCCAACTTCATCGATCGCCGCGTCACAGAACGGTATCGTTTCTGGTGATCTGAACATAGCCTATTCGTCGTCATGGTTGGGAAGCGGATTGACTGGTAAGCTTCAGGTATATGGAAGCTCTGGAAATCTGATATACACCTTCACAGGATCGTCTGGAAATGCAATGATCAATACGGAGAATCTCAATGATGGCTACTATTACGCTGTATACACCGTGCAGACCCCAACAGGGCTATCTAGATCATCTGGCTATGGCTTCTTCGTGTATAATGATGCATACAACCTTGAGAAAAACATAACAGACGTACAGAAAGCCGTATCATCTTATTCATCAAGCGGAGTACAGGCTTCATCAGTTTCAGTACAGCTATCTACAATATCTTCCCTTATGAACCAGTACAACAGCAGCTTGGCAAACCTTAATTCACTGCAGGCACAGGCAACAGCTCTCTATGAAGGTGGCGTTATAAATGCATCACTGTATAACCTGGTACAGACGCAGATATCGTCGTACAAAGCCGCTCTTCAGACATATCATGGCGATATAGTCAGCCTTGAGGAACAGCTCAACTCTGCACATGCAAATAAGGAAACGGGGCTATTCGGAGGCTATTCTCATAGTTTGATAGGGCTGTTCTCTGGAATAATAGCTGCGGTTATTGCCGCCATAGTATCGATCGCCGTTATTGTGCCGAGAAAGAAAGACAGGAAGCAATGA
- a CDS encoding SagB/ThcOx family dehydrogenase, with product MKTLENIKWKELTTIDNFTEPSRLIISNPLLYKRIKIKLDAFIEFLLFNQMGNSDLTIFSYLREIGFLINTNEEPETENLDSILHWFKRGWYDSLIYYVWSKKVKFIDDEDYSGDLRRGLINAYLSENSLPDRIVESLEFTKIKMPIPKNVGLEEVNLKNVLLGRRTTRIFQNESMKLEDFSSILWNALSRVRHVRNLSYEDPLDYFASHGTEFDFYVIAYNINHLQNGIYLYDVKDHFLSELKSGDFREEMIHNLWWHQAPKTANFTILFVTDFEQYQWRYRHERALRNIFIEAGRIAQRLIFEAERMGFGSLPTPATRDSSFDKMLSLKRNKQFVLYTITVGKKPSPSLLMDNTSSNILNLQWVNEI from the coding sequence TTGAAAACACTTGAAAATATTAAATGGAAAGAATTGACAACTATTGATAATTTTACTGAACCATCTAGACTTATTATTTCAAATCCTTTACTTTATAAGAGAATAAAAATTAAATTAGACGCATTCATAGAATTTCTTTTATTTAATCAAATGGGAAATTCTGATTTAACCATTTTTTCATATTTAAGAGAAATAGGGTTTTTAATTAATACAAACGAGGAGCCAGAAACAGAGAACTTGGATAGCATCTTACATTGGTTTAAAAGAGGATGGTACGATTCATTAATTTATTATGTGTGGTCTAAAAAGGTGAAATTCATTGACGATGAAGATTATTCAGGAGACCTAAGAAGAGGTTTGATAAATGCATATTTAAGTGAAAATAGTTTGCCGGATAGGATTGTCGAATCCCTCGAATTTACAAAAATTAAAATGCCAATACCTAAAAATGTAGGTCTAGAAGAGGTAAACTTAAAAAATGTACTCTTAGGCAGAAGAACGACCAGAATTTTTCAAAATGAATCAATGAAACTAGAGGATTTTTCTAGTATTTTATGGAATGCTCTTTCAAGAGTTAGGCACGTTAGAAACCTCAGTTATGAAGACCCTTTAGATTATTTTGCAAGCCATGGAACAGAATTTGATTTTTACGTGATTGCCTATAATATTAATCACTTACAAAATGGAATATACCTTTATGACGTAAAGGACCATTTCCTTTCCGAATTAAAGTCTGGAGATTTTAGAGAGGAGATGATACATAATTTATGGTGGCATCAAGCACCAAAAACAGCTAATTTTACTATCCTTTTCGTTACTGATTTTGAACAATACCAATGGAGATATAGGCATGAAAGGGCACTTAGAAACATATTCATAGAAGCGGGAAGAATAGCTCAGAGATTGATATTTGAAGCGGAGCGAATGGGGTTTGGTTCGTTACCAACACCCGCAACTAGAGATTCTTCATTTGACAAGATGCTTAGTTTGAAAAGGAACAAACAATTTGTATTGTATACGATAACGGTCGGAAAAAAACCTTCACCTTCTTTACTTATGGACAACACCTCCAGCAACATATTAAACTTGCAATGGGTTAATGAGATTTAA
- a CDS encoding GNAT family N-acetyltransferase has translation MDVIIRKLSDDDVDNVIEVARDSWKWTYKDIYSDEFIENWISEKYSKEKLLNEITKSQLNLDLVFLGSFHESKLIGFIELKISSSKAELLRLYLRPEYTHRGVGRILLSEAEELVKKRDVEECILYVHKKNYIATSFYKKNGFQVKDIYGDDLIMIKRYKV, from the coding sequence ATGGATGTTATAATTAGAAAATTGAGTGATGACGATGTTGATAACGTGATTGAAGTTGCAAGAGATTCTTGGAAATGGACTTATAAGGATATATACAGTGATGAGTTCATAGAGAATTGGATATCTGAAAAGTATTCTAAAGAAAAACTACTAAATGAGATAACAAAGTCTCAATTAAATCTTGATCTAGTATTCCTCGGATCTTTTCATGAATCGAAATTGATCGGATTCATCGAATTAAAGATAAGTAGTAGCAAAGCTGAGTTGCTCCGCTTATATCTGAGGCCAGAATATACACATAGAGGAGTAGGCAGGATACTTCTGTCAGAGGCAGAGGAACTAGTCAAGAAAAGAGACGTTGAAGAATGTATATTATACGTTCACAAGAAAAATTATATAGCAACCTCATTTTATAAGAAGAACGGATTCCAAGTTAAGGATATTTATGGCGACGATCTTATCATGATAAAGAGATACAAAGTTTGA
- a CDS encoding S24/S26 family peptidase, producing MRIREWVGLAIIIGILIFLLSITVYSGIWPPVDTVASESMTHSDYWTYGTMNVGDIVFVKKVTSVPGPIITYVVGRERGFSTYGEYGNVILYKNPEGETIIHRAMFYLSWNNGFPVVQGYNNQSWMKVTRAYVLIYDVGFSHRNLVVYLKNMVNESGFITVGDFNLAYRGIYNASLNAYEAADQNVGITNAPVNAHNIIGVAFWDIPWFGLIKLNILGLYGQWPYSNEVAKNSYDFLFATIVVILALIFMPYDRIYEKSRKYKK from the coding sequence ATGAGGATAAGAGAATGGGTGGGTCTGGCCATAATCATAGGTATCCTAATTTTTCTTCTTTCCATAACAGTATATTCTGGTATATGGCCTCCCGTAGATACCGTTGCTTCTGAGAGTATGACGCATTCCGATTACTGGACATACGGCACAATGAACGTTGGAGACATAGTATTTGTTAAAAAGGTGACCTCTGTTCCCGGACCTATAATTACATACGTTGTTGGAAGAGAAAGGGGGTTTTCTACCTATGGTGAATATGGCAATGTCATACTTTATAAAAATCCGGAAGGTGAGACCATAATACATAGGGCCATGTTTTATCTATCTTGGAATAATGGTTTTCCAGTTGTTCAGGGATATAACAATCAAAGCTGGATGAAAGTAACTAGAGCGTACGTGTTGATCTACGATGTTGGTTTCTCACATAGAAATCTTGTTGTTTATCTTAAAAACATGGTGAACGAAAGCGGCTTCATCACTGTAGGGGATTTTAACCTCGCGTACAGAGGCATATACAATGCAAGCTTGAACGCTTATGAGGCAGCCGATCAGAATGTGGGAATAACGAACGCGCCCGTGAATGCACACAATATAATAGGGGTGGCATTCTGGGATATACCGTGGTTCGGTCTCATAAAGCTCAATATACTTGGACTTTACGGGCAATGGCCTTATTCAAACGAAGTCGCAAAAAATTCCTACGATTTCCTTTTTGCTACCATTGTTGTAATACTGGCGTTGATCTTTATGCCATACGACAGGATATATGAAAAGTCAAGAAAGTATAAGAAGTAA
- a CDS encoding SagB/ThcOx family dehydrogenase translates to MKVKSVSEILIYPPDRIVGDLWIVRNWVTKRNYKVSSPTLAILLYCKIPHTVGDILDFFYEKYGIKNELIHLGLKKLMATDLLLEVKQEMDGSNEVFGLEFDNWYKHNWYMALLYHLVSYDYPFIEDYVAKQRMINYSSQEIDSNRYKEYNSQVSYDIPKATEVKIRETNTSKQKCVNFADLLTMASLGYTRVGSLRVYWNGDPLILRTSPSGGSRHPTETYIVAINVEGLESGWYHISVKDSKLEQIKIGGTDPDDLRLLFPTTYVRPDFHVDLILIFTSIFERNMYRYREPRTFRTIHMDVGHLAATTEIICEKLGYKYLVQYSANDEGIEKFLGLSPLKEGYMASMAIGN, encoded by the coding sequence ATGAAGGTTAAATCAGTTTCCGAAATTCTAATATATCCACCAGATAGGATTGTTGGGGATCTATGGATTGTTAGGAATTGGGTCACTAAAAGAAATTATAAGGTAAGTTCTCCAACTTTGGCAATACTTTTATATTGCAAAATTCCACATACTGTGGGAGATATTCTAGATTTCTTTTATGAGAAATATGGAATCAAAAATGAGCTTATTCATCTTGGACTGAAAAAACTTATGGCAACTGACCTTTTACTGGAAGTTAAACAAGAAATGGATGGTTCTAATGAAGTGTTTGGTTTAGAGTTTGATAATTGGTATAAACATAATTGGTATATGGCGTTACTTTATCATCTAGTGTCTTATGATTATCCCTTTATCGAGGATTATGTTGCAAAACAACGGATGATTAATTATAGTAGTCAAGAAATTGATTCTAACAGATATAAGGAATATAATTCGCAGGTTTCGTATGACATCCCCAAAGCTACAGAGGTGAAAATACGAGAAACTAATACCTCTAAGCAAAAATGTGTCAATTTTGCCGATTTGCTTACGATGGCATCACTTGGTTATACAAGAGTTGGGAGCTTAAGAGTTTATTGGAATGGAGACCCACTAATATTGAGAACCAGTCCATCCGGGGGGTCCAGACATCCTACTGAGACATACATTGTAGCGATAAATGTGGAAGGTTTGGAGTCTGGGTGGTACCACATTTCTGTTAAAGATTCCAAACTTGAACAAATAAAAATTGGTGGAACAGACCCAGATGACCTAAGACTTCTTTTTCCTACAACATATGTGCGACCCGATTTTCATGTTGATTTAATCTTAATATTTACCAGTATATTTGAGAGAAATATGTATAGATATCGAGAACCTAGGACTTTCCGAACTATACATATGGACGTGGGACATTTAGCGGCGACAACTGAAATCATATGTGAAAAGTTAGGATATAAGTATTTAGTTCAATATTCAGCTAATGATGAAGGGATAGAAAAATTTCTAGGATTAAGCCCATTGAAAGAAGGCTATATGGCATCTATGGCTATAGGAAACTAG
- a CDS encoding GNAT family N-acetyltransferase — translation MSIEIRKLSIEDLETLIEVARESWKWTYAGIYSEEYIESWIREKYSKEKLLNEIVRSQSNLDILFLGAFADSTLIGFIELKIIANKAELLRLYLKPEYTHKKIGKTLLLEAEKIMKKKGILECRLYVHRQNSVGFSFYYKNGFKVEDTDGSDFIMEKKYES, via the coding sequence ATGTCCATAGAAATTAGGAAATTATCTATTGAGGATCTAGAAACTCTGATTGAAGTTGCTAGAGAATCATGGAAATGGACTTACGCAGGCATATACAGTGAGGAATATATCGAGAGTTGGATAAGGGAGAAATATTCTAAGGAAAAACTGCTAAATGAAATAGTAAGATCTCAATCTAACCTTGATATATTATTCCTCGGAGCTTTTGCAGATTCGACGTTAATTGGATTTATTGAATTGAAGATTATTGCTAATAAAGCTGAATTACTTCGCTTATATCTTAAACCGGAATACACGCACAAGAAGATTGGAAAAACATTACTGTTAGAGGCAGAGAAAATTATGAAGAAAAAAGGTATTCTGGAATGCAGACTATATGTTCACAGACAAAATTCTGTGGGATTTTCGTTCTATTATAAGAACGGATTCAAGGTTGAGGATACTGATGGAAGCGATTTTATAATGGAAAAAAAATACGAATCATAA
- a CDS encoding MFS transporter, with protein MDNSIHKKFIAILFSLIRACSVVPLLFTFLFNQKAFLIIFLFLFAFSVGLTSDFINSVRAVWIKKFLKEGEKVKRYRAFSNILYNISEGLGYILVGFLISTGVTFTLIFVLLIYLTSTIPISLIKVYEEPKRHQLKAGARKLSDPLNFIRKSPIVLVLFTEGFLVNFIFGMFGVLTTVMVVRIFQLPALYLSVIYLILTLGISIGSFLERKEGFPRLNRVFWSIAVLAVMLIALSYITQFIYVLLPMFIIGISIGVSEIIIFSGIQNNVPEEITGTIQGYYNSLATGLTFLSAPITGILVQFTGYHNTFFLISTFSLAIILIIIWRRTITHVHRN; from the coding sequence GTGGATAATAGTATACATAAAAAATTTATAGCAATCCTGTTTTCTCTTATTCGGGCTTGTTCAGTGGTGCCTTTATTATTCACTTTTCTCTTTAACCAAAAAGCGTTCCTTATTATCTTTCTATTCTTGTTCGCATTTTCGGTTGGACTGACATCTGATTTTATTAACTCCGTTAGAGCAGTCTGGATAAAGAAATTCTTAAAAGAAGGAGAGAAAGTAAAAAGATACAGGGCTTTTTCAAATATTTTATACAACATTTCAGAAGGATTAGGTTACATTTTAGTAGGCTTTTTAATTTCAACAGGAGTAACGTTTACATTAATATTTGTATTACTTATTTACCTGACCTCAACAATCCCAATTTCTCTCATCAAAGTTTACGAAGAACCTAAAAGACACCAGCTAAAGGCTGGTGCTAGAAAGTTAAGTGACCCTTTGAACTTTATAAGAAAATCTCCAATAGTTTTAGTCCTTTTTACAGAGGGATTTCTGGTTAATTTTATATTCGGTATGTTTGGAGTTTTGACTACTGTAATGGTGGTTAGAATATTCCAACTACCAGCGTTGTACCTCTCTGTTATATATCTTATACTTACGTTAGGGATTTCCATAGGATCCTTTTTAGAAAGAAAGGAAGGATTTCCGAGATTGAACAGAGTCTTTTGGTCAATAGCTGTATTGGCGGTAATGCTTATAGCACTAAGTTACATTACTCAATTTATATACGTTCTTCTGCCTATGTTTATAATTGGGATATCTATTGGGGTTAGTGAAATTATAATTTTCTCCGGAATTCAAAATAATGTTCCTGAAGAGATAACGGGAACAATTCAAGGTTATTATAATAGCCTTGCTACTGGCTTAACATTTTTGTCTGCACCAATAACCGGAATTTTGGTGCAGTTTACTGGCTATCATAATACATTTTTCTTAATTTCAACCTTTTCACTAGCAATAATATTAATAATTATTTGGAGGCGAACAATTACCCATGTCCATAGAAATTAG
- a CDS encoding ATP-binding protein has translation MMEAFSRPRRKHGRVAVVSVAGLFALLVAILLIPVSLVGAVITSWIIFWIGLSILWRAQFVSPQKIQNEILAIADVKLTWHEDESGRGWQKDRETIYEGKMDINEYLERKGHNRIIAVMGASRSGKSQLVYKLIQSLSEEKKIIFMFKATDDYTRLGYPTLYIHKAVPNVFISPEAVARAFITAFPISASMQGITASTVRGQVKQIAEKSKNWQDFKKILEDMLKSESESITKGALKFIQNNLPIIYRENVLNYELPNTCVVDFEGSENTEVDMQFFKFYAEFLLNQLSKEVWNKRQNTLFVIDEAHLLTKSGFSIIPEMSALIGAKGSMILASQRIADLRGQALDNCKTQFSFKQSGKENLDEVSAISDLFHQVVAQMLSTYEFTDIGQDRPDQYVIIYRLQNPKPKLYSVKEITINNNDSKGKGSSEEERKEDIDYQKVIFEFLSQAGNIQDLGKRFAERYGGEGENYRLTLYRKTLPMLLKLEKIDVKEVNNVKFVNDKPDIKDTKIYFRNGENPSGLHTYLVNRTADVIYHKGINPKIQPSGISTADIESDKYVFEIETGLKNDISDIKDRIAYYQKQGKETIIIVPNQSEKKKYVEKYPDVKVLTLPELQEEKL, from the coding sequence ATGATGGAAGCATTTAGCCGCCCCAGACGTAAACACGGACGTGTCGCAGTTGTGAGTGTGGCAGGCTTATTCGCTTTACTCGTGGCTATACTTCTAATACCCGTGTCTTTGGTAGGGGCAGTAATAACGAGTTGGATTATTTTTTGGATTGGTTTGAGTATTCTATGGAGAGCGCAGTTTGTGAGCCCGCAAAAAATACAGAATGAGATTTTAGCTATTGCAGATGTAAAACTAACGTGGCACGAGGACGAGAGCGGGAGGGGCTGGCAGAAGGACAGAGAAACAATATATGAAGGGAAAATGGACATAAACGAATATCTCGAAAGAAAGGGACATAATCGCATTATAGCAGTTATGGGGGCTTCCCGTTCAGGTAAAAGTCAATTGGTCTATAAATTAATCCAATCCTTATCAGAAGAAAAGAAAATAATTTTTATGTTTAAGGCAACAGATGATTACACAAGGTTAGGCTATCCTACACTCTATATCCACAAAGCAGTTCCTAATGTTTTTATAAGTCCAGAGGCAGTGGCAAGGGCGTTTATAACGGCATTTCCAATCAGCGCGAGTATGCAGGGCATAACCGCTTCAACAGTCAGAGGTCAGGTAAAGCAGATAGCGGAAAAGAGCAAAAATTGGCAAGATTTCAAAAAGATATTGGAGGATATGCTAAAATCCGAAAGTGAAAGCATTACCAAAGGAGCATTAAAGTTCATACAGAACAATTTGCCAATCATATATCGGGAAAATGTTTTGAATTATGAATTACCCAATACTTGTGTAGTTGATTTTGAGGGTTCAGAGAACACCGAGGTAGATATGCAATTTTTCAAATTCTATGCAGAGTTCTTGCTTAATCAACTCTCTAAAGAGGTATGGAACAAGAGGCAAAATACTTTATTCGTAATAGACGAGGCTCATTTATTGACAAAATCAGGGTTTTCTATAATACCAGAGATGTCCGCTCTCATTGGTGCAAAAGGTAGTATGATACTAGCTTCTCAAAGAATAGCGGATTTGCGAGGACAGGCATTAGATAACTGTAAAACACAATTCAGCTTCAAACAATCTGGCAAGGAGAATTTAGACGAGGTAAGTGCCATTAGTGATTTATTCCACCAAGTTGTAGCTCAAATGCTCTCTACTTACGAGTTTACGGACATCGGGCAGGATAGACCCGACCAATATGTGATAATATATAGATTGCAGAACCCAAAACCGAAGTTATATTCCGTGAAGGAGATTACAATAAACAATAATGACAGCAAAGGCAAAGGGAGTTCCGAGGAAGAGAGGAAGGAGGATATAGACTATCAAAAAGTTATCTTTGAATTTCTATCACAGGCAGGAAATATACAGGATTTGGGAAAGCGTTTTGCCGAGAGATATGGTGGGGAGGGAGAGAATTATCGTTTAACTTTATATCGTAAGACATTGCCGATGCTTTTAAAATTAGAGAAAATAGACGTGAAGGAAGTTAATAACGTAAAATTTGTAAATGATAAACCTGACATCAAAGACACAAAAATCTATTTCCGAAACGGAGAAAATCCATCTGGGCTTCATACTTATCTTGTGAATCGAACGGCGGACGTGATTTATCATAAGGGAATTAATCCGAAAATACAACCATCGGGTATTAGCACGGCAGATATTGAAAGCGATAAATATGTTTTTGAGATTGAAACAGGGCTTAAAAACGATATCTCGGACATCAAGGACAGGATAGCCTATTATCAGAAACAGGGCAAGGAAACAATTATCATCGTCCCAAACCAGAGTGAGAAAAAGAAGTATGTTGAGAAATACCCAGACGTAAAAGTGCTTACTTTGCCCGAATTACAGGAGGAAAAGCTATGA